In a genomic window of Polyodon spathula isolate WHYD16114869_AA chromosome 21, ASM1765450v1, whole genome shotgun sequence:
- the LOC121296121 gene encoding regulator of G-protein signaling 9-binding protein-like, whose translation MGKEECKTLLDALNKVTACYRHLVVTVGGTSDSQNLREELRKTRKKAQELAVANRNKLTTLLRDKTISKEDRAEYERLWVIFSTCMEFLEVDMKKALEIGQEFPLNVPKRHLIQSGMSGGTSGVAARAMSAQNMKYEWDSDIDVADLKELENEINQVGEMMMEMEMKVNVANWTVEAKQDPGAELKSTISVGASSVGMISINEETKSACDPTRVLAGVIFCAFLFIAVILAVLIIKLS comes from the coding sequence ATGGGAAAGGAGGAGTGCAAGACACTGCTGGATGCATTGAACAAAGTGACCGCCTGTTATAGGCACCTGGTCGTCACAGTCGGAGGAACCTCCGATTCACAGAATTTAAGAGAAGAACTGAGGAAAACGAGAAAAAAGGCTCAGGAACTCGCAGTAGCGAACAGAAACAAGCTGACTACCTTATTACGAGACAAAACGATTAGCAAAGAAGACAGAGCCGAGTACGAGAGGCTATGGGTCATCTTTTCCACATGCATGGAATTTCTAGAGGTCGATATGAAAAAAGCTTTGGAAATTGGCCAGGAGTTCCCGTTGAACGTTCCCAAAAGGCACCTGATCCAGTCTGGGATGAGCGGCGGCACCTCTGGGGTGGCGGCCCGGGCTATGAGTGCCCAAAATATGAAGTACGAATGGGACAGTGATATCGATGTGGCCGATTTGAAAGAGTTGGAGAACGAGATTAACCAGGTCGGAGAAATGATGATGGAAATGGAAATGAAGGTGAACGTTGCAAACTGGACAGTTGAGGCTAAACAAGACCCCGGTGCAGAGTTGAAGTCGACCATAAGCGTGGGAGCTTCTTCTGTCGGTATGATTTCTATCAACGAGGAAACCAAATCGGCTTGTGATCCGACCAGAGTTTTGGCTGGGGTTATATtctgtgcttttttgtttattgcagttattttagctgtattaattataaaactctcttga